One Glycine soja cultivar W05 chromosome 2, ASM419377v2, whole genome shotgun sequence genomic region harbors:
- the LOC114382374 gene encoding homeobox-leucine zipper protein ATHB-40-like codes for MNHQLIEDHMMLFPWLCPGGAFTEVTPQQGENNKPRHKRNRKNRGGENGTIITKKRKLTVEQISLLERNFSNEHKLESERKDQLALELSLDPRQVAVWFQNRRSRWKTQKLEEEYSNLKNVHETTMLDKCHLENEVLKLKEQLLETKKEIEQLLERGEKAPSNNSSSSQSMEEAVNPPFLGEFRVEEYDDGDVFYIPETHHINGMEWINLYN; via the exons ATGAATCATCAACTTATCGAAGACCATATGATGCTCTTCCCTTGGCTATGCCCTGGTGGTGCATTCACTGAAGTAACTCCTCAACAAG GGGAAAATAATAAGCCAAGGCACAAGCGAAATAGAAAGAATAGAGGAGGAGAAAATGGCACCATCATCACCAAGAAGAGAAAGCTCACCGTAGAGCAAATTAGTCTTCTTGAGCGAAATTTCAGCAATGAACATAAACTTGAGTCTGAAAGGAAGGACCAGCTCGCATTGGAGCTTAGTTTGGACCCTCGACAAGTTGCGGTGTGGTTTCAAAATAGACGTTCTCGTTGGAAGACTCAAAAATTGGAGGAAGAGTACTCCAATCTTAAGAATGTTCATGAAACCACTATGCTCGACAAATGTCATCTTGAGAATGAG GTGTTGAAGCTCAAGGAGCAGCTTTTGGAAACAAAGAAGGAGATTGAGCAGCTACTAGAGCGTGGTGAAAAAGCCCCAAGCAACAACTCCAGTTCCTCACAGTCAATGGAAGAAGCTGTGAACCCACCATTTCTTGGAGAGTTTAGGGTGGAAGAATATGATGATGGTGATGTGTTCTACATTCCAGAGACTCATCACATCAATGGGATGGAATGGATTAATCTGTACAATTGA
- the LOC114382349 gene encoding scarecrow-like protein 15 produces the protein MRVPSSPQASNNHVLHTNNNPNTFTYEPTSVLDLCRSPSPEKKLTVPKPEPQHNNQLDLDDHVLPNSDWWESIMKDLTLPEDSPTPLLKTNPSCIPDFPPSSQDPSFDHPTPDFTSLSEIYNQNIPFNYPSNTLEPSFHDLNHSLHPHNNNWDFIEEFIRAADCYDSSHFQLAQAILERLNNRLLRSPMGKPLHRAAFHFKDALQSILSGSNRNGNGSNLLSSMAEIVQTIKTYKAFSGISPIPMFSIFTTNQALLETLNGSSFVHVIDFEIGLGIQYASLMKEIAEKAGPGTAPLLRITAVVPEEYAVESRLVRQNLNQFAQDLGISAQVDFVPLRTFETVSFKAVRFIDGEKIAVLLSPTIFSRLGGNGGSVGAFLADVRRMAPGVVVFVDGEGWTEAAAAASFRRGVVSSLEFYSMMLESLDASVASGGGGEWVRRIEMLLLRPKIFAAVEGARRRTPPWREAFYGAGMRPVQLSQFADYQAECLLAKVQIRGFHVDKRHAELVLCWHERAMVSTSAWRC, from the coding sequence ATGAGAGTTCCCTCATCCCCACAAGCTAGCAACAACCATGTCCTCCACACAAACAACAACCCTAACACCTTCACCTACGAACCCACCTCGGTCCTCGACCTATGCCGGAGCCCAAGCCCCGAAAAGAAGCTCACTGTTCCCAAGCCAGAACCACAACACAACAACCAGCTAGACCTGGATGATCATGTTTTGCCTAATTCTGATTGGTGGGAGTCCATCATGAAGGACTTAACCCTACCCGAAGACTCTCCCACTCCCCTTTTGAAAACCAATCCATCATGCATCCCTGATTTCCCACCTTCTTCTCAAGACCCATCCTTTGATCACCCCACTCCTGACTTCACCTCTCTCTCCGAAATCTACAACCAAAACATCCCCTTCAATTACCCCTCCAACACTTTAGAACCTTCCTTTCATGACCTTAACCATAGCCTCCACCCCCACAACAACAACTGGGACTTCATCGAAGAGTTTATCCGCGCCGCCGATTGCTACGACAGCAGCCACTTCCAGCTGGCTCAAGCCATACTTGAGCGGCTCAACAACCGGCTTCTTCGCTCGCCCATGGGTAAGCCGCTCCACCGAGCCGCGTTTCACTTCAAAGACGCCCTTCAGTCCATTCTATCCGGTTCGAACCGGAACGGAAACGGTTCGAACCTCCTTTCCTCCATGGCGGAGATTGTTCAGACAATTAAAACGTACAAGGCCTTTTCGGGAATTTCACCCATCCCAATGTTCTCCATCTTCACCACCAATCAAGCCCTACTTGAAACCCTAAATGGATCTTCATTTGTCCACGTTATCGATTTCGAGATTGGGCTTGGAATTCAATACGCTTCTCTTATGAAAGAGATTGCTGAGAAGGCCGGTCCCGGAACCGCGCCGCTCCTTCGCATCACCGCCGTCGTGCCGGAGGAGTACGCCGTCGAGAGCCGCCTGGTCCGCCAGAATCTCAACCAGTTCGCGCAGGATCTAGGGATCAGCGCGCAGGTGGACTTCGTGCCGCTTCGGACCTTTGAGACGGTGTCGTTCAAGGCCGTGAGGTTCATCGACGGCGAGAAGATCGCCGTGTTGTTGTCGCCAACGATTTTCAGCCGCCTCGGAGGCAACGGAGGCAGTGTCGGCGCGTTCCTCGCCGACGTGAGGAGGATGGCTCCAGGAGTGGTGGTGTTCGTGGACGGTGAGGGGTGGACggaggcggcggcggcggctTCGTTCCGGCGTGGCGTGGTGAGCAGTCTGGAGTTTTATTCCATGATGCTGGAGTCGCTGGACGCGTCAGTGGCTTCTGGGGGAGGCGGCGAGTGGGTGAGGAGGATCGAGATGCTGCTGCTGCGGCCGAAGATCTTCGCCGCGGTGGAAGGCGCACGGCGGAGGACTCCGCCGTGGAGGGAGGCGTTTTACGGCGCCGGAATGAGGCCGGTGCAGTTGAGCCAGTTCGCGGATTATCAGGCAGAGTGTTTGCTTGCCAAGGTGCAAATCAGAGGCTTCCACGTGGACAAACGACATGCTGAGCTGGTGCTCTGCTGGCACGAACGAGCCATGGTTTCCACGTCAGCATGGCGGTGTTAG
- the LOC114382354 gene encoding G-box-binding factor 1-like isoform X1, whose amino-acid sequence MGAGEESTAKSSKVSSAAQQETPTALAYPDWSSSMQAYYAPGGTPPPFFASTVASPTPHPYLWGSQHPLMPPYGTPVPYPAIYPPGSIYAHPSMAVNPSIVQQSTEIEGKGADGKDRDLSKKLKGTSANTGSKAGESGKAGSGSGNDGISQSGESGSEGSSNASDENTNQQESAAKKKGSFDLMLVDGANAQNNSAGAISQSSVPGKPVVPMPATNLNIGMDLWNASSGGAEAAKMRHNQSGAPGVALGDQWVQDERELKRQKRKQSNRESARRSRLRKQAECEELQKRVESLGGENQTLRDELQRLSEECEKLTSENNSIKEELERLCGPEAVANLG is encoded by the exons atggGGGCTGGGGAAGAGAGTACAGCTAAATCTTCTAAAGTATCTTCGGCAGCTCAG CAGGAGACACCAACAGCACTTGCATATCCTGACTGGTCAAGCTCCATGCAG GCCTATTATGCTCCTGGAGGCACTCCACCTCCCTTTTTTGCCTCAACTGTTGCTTCCCCAACTCCCCATCCCTATTTATGGGGAAGCCAG CATCCTTTGATGCCGCCATATGGGACTCCAGTCCCATATCCAGCTATATATCCTCCTGGGAGTATCTATGCTCATCCTAGCATGGCAGTG AATCCAAGTATTGTCCAGCAAAGTACAGAGATTGAAGGGAAGGGAGCTGATGGAAAAGATCGGGACTTGTCCAAAAAATTGAAAGGAACTTCTGCAAATACAGGTTCCAAAGCAGGAGAAAGTGGAAAGGCAGGCTCAGGTTCAGGCAATGATGGCATATCGCAAAG tGGAGAAAGTGGTTCAGAGGGTTCATCAAATGCTAGTGATGAGAATACTAACCAACAG GAATCAGCTGCAAAAAAGAAGGGAAGCTTTGACCTGATGCTTGTTGATG GAGccaatgcacaaaacaattctGCTGGTGCCATTTCTCAATCTTCTGTGCCTGGAAAGCCTGTTGTCCCAATGCCAGCAACTAATCTTAACATCGGAATGGACTTATGGAATGCATCTTCTGGTGGTGCTGAAGCTGCAAAAATGAGACATAATCAATCTGGTGCCCCGGGAGTTGCCCTTGGTGATCAATGGGTACAA GATGAACGTGAGCTGAAAAGACAGAAAAGGAAACAGTCGAACCGAGAGTCAGCTAGGAGGTCAAGATTACGCAAGCAG GCTGAGTGTGAAGAGTTACAAAAGAGGGTGGAGTCGCTGGGAGGTGAGAATCAAACTCTCAGAGATGAGCTTCAGAGACTTTCTGAAGAATGCGAGAAGCTTACATCAGAAAATAATTCTATCAAG GAAGAGTTGGAGCGGTTGTGTGGTCCAGAAGCAGTTGCTAACCTTGGATGA
- the LOC114382354 gene encoding G-box-binding factor 1-like isoform X2 encodes MGAGEESTAKSSKVSSAAQETPTALAYPDWSSSMQAYYAPGGTPPPFFASTVASPTPHPYLWGSQHPLMPPYGTPVPYPAIYPPGSIYAHPSMAVNPSIVQQSTEIEGKGADGKDRDLSKKLKGTSANTGSKAGESGKAGSGSGNDGISQSGESGSEGSSNASDENTNQQESAAKKKGSFDLMLVDGANAQNNSAGAISQSSVPGKPVVPMPATNLNIGMDLWNASSGGAEAAKMRHNQSGAPGVALGDQWVQDERELKRQKRKQSNRESARRSRLRKQAECEELQKRVESLGGENQTLRDELQRLSEECEKLTSENNSIKEELERLCGPEAVANLG; translated from the exons atggGGGCTGGGGAAGAGAGTACAGCTAAATCTTCTAAAGTATCTTCGGCAGCTCAG GAGACACCAACAGCACTTGCATATCCTGACTGGTCAAGCTCCATGCAG GCCTATTATGCTCCTGGAGGCACTCCACCTCCCTTTTTTGCCTCAACTGTTGCTTCCCCAACTCCCCATCCCTATTTATGGGGAAGCCAG CATCCTTTGATGCCGCCATATGGGACTCCAGTCCCATATCCAGCTATATATCCTCCTGGGAGTATCTATGCTCATCCTAGCATGGCAGTG AATCCAAGTATTGTCCAGCAAAGTACAGAGATTGAAGGGAAGGGAGCTGATGGAAAAGATCGGGACTTGTCCAAAAAATTGAAAGGAACTTCTGCAAATACAGGTTCCAAAGCAGGAGAAAGTGGAAAGGCAGGCTCAGGTTCAGGCAATGATGGCATATCGCAAAG tGGAGAAAGTGGTTCAGAGGGTTCATCAAATGCTAGTGATGAGAATACTAACCAACAG GAATCAGCTGCAAAAAAGAAGGGAAGCTTTGACCTGATGCTTGTTGATG GAGccaatgcacaaaacaattctGCTGGTGCCATTTCTCAATCTTCTGTGCCTGGAAAGCCTGTTGTCCCAATGCCAGCAACTAATCTTAACATCGGAATGGACTTATGGAATGCATCTTCTGGTGGTGCTGAAGCTGCAAAAATGAGACATAATCAATCTGGTGCCCCGGGAGTTGCCCTTGGTGATCAATGGGTACAA GATGAACGTGAGCTGAAAAGACAGAAAAGGAAACAGTCGAACCGAGAGTCAGCTAGGAGGTCAAGATTACGCAAGCAG GCTGAGTGTGAAGAGTTACAAAAGAGGGTGGAGTCGCTGGGAGGTGAGAATCAAACTCTCAGAGATGAGCTTCAGAGACTTTCTGAAGAATGCGAGAAGCTTACATCAGAAAATAATTCTATCAAG GAAGAGTTGGAGCGGTTGTGTGGTCCAGAAGCAGTTGCTAACCTTGGATGA